The DNA region AGGGCCCGCGAATTCATCCAGGCGGACATAGACGTGGTGGGCGACGGCGAACTGCCCTTCCGCTATGACGTGGAGATCGCCCTGGTTATCGCCGAGGCTCTGAGCGCCCTGCCCATTCCGGATTTCAGGCTGCGCATCAACAACAGGAAGCTCGCCGAGGGCTTCTATCGCGGCATCGGCCTGGATGACACTGCAGGCGTGCTGCGCAGCATCGACAAACTGGAAAAGATCGGCCCCGCCAAGGTCGCCGACCTTTTGAAGACCGAGCTCAGCGCCACTGATGAGCAGGCGCAGGCGGCGCTGCAGCTGGCCGGGATCCGCACCGAAGACACCTCGTTTGTGGCGCAGGTCCGTGCCCTCGGCGTCAGCAACGAGCTGCTCGAAGAGGGTCTGGACGAACTGGAACAGGTGATCGAGGCGGCAGTGCAGCGTGCCCCGGGGAAGGTTATCGCCGACCTCAGCATTGCCCGCGGCCTGGACTACTACACCGGAACTGTGGTTGAGACCGTTTTGGTGGGCCACGAGCAGCTCGGTTCCATCTGCTCCGGAGGCCGCTACGACGCCCTGGCATCCAAGGGCAACCGGAAGTTCCCGGGCGTCGGGCTGTCCATAGGTGTCACCCGGCTCGTATCCAGGATCCTTAGCCATGATCTGGCCAAGGCCTCCCGCTCGGTGCCTACCGCCGTTCTGGTTGCCCTTACCAACGACGACAGCTGGGGTGCTGCGCAGGACGTCGCGGCGCAGCTCCGGAGCCGCGGAATCGCCACTGAAGTGGCTGCCAAGGCCGAGAAGTTCGGCAAGCAGATCAAGTTTGCCGACCGGCGGGGGATCCCATTTGTCTGGTTTACAGACGACGACGGCAATCACCAGGTCAAGGACATCCGTTCCGGAGACCAGGCCGATGCCGACCCCGTACGCTGGACGCCGCCGTCGGAAGACCTTGCCGTCCAGGTGAAAACCGCCGCGGCACAGCCGGCCTGACCCAACAGGTAAACTCAAACGGGATTGTTCCCGGAACAATTCTCTTCAGTTTCACTCTGTTTTCTCGCTGTCTCCTTCAGAAAGGCGTGCTGTGCTGCGCACACATGACCTCGGATCCCTTCGTTCCGAGCACATTGGACAAACCGTAACCCTGGCTGGCTGGGTGGGCCGCCGTCGTGATCACGGTGGTGTTGCATTCGTGGACCTGCGTGATGCGTCGGGCGTGGCCCAGGTTGTGGTCCGTGAGGAAGAGGTCTTCCACGGTCTGCGCAATGAGTATGTCCTCCAGGTCACCGGCACCGTTTCCAAGCGGCCCGAGGGCAACGAGAACCCTGCGCTGGCGACCGGTGGGATCGAAGTCATGGCCGACAAGGTGGTCATTCTGAACACCTCCGAGCCGCTGCCCTTCCAGATCGACGAACATGTCGAGGTGGGCGAGGAAGCACGCCTGAAGCACCGGTACCTGGACCTCCGCCGTCCCGGCCCCAGCCGCAACCTCCGGTTGCGCTCCGAAGCCAACCGGGTGGCACGTGAACTGCTCCACCAGGACGGCTTCGTGGAGGTCGAGACCCCCACGCTGACACGCTCCACGCCCGAAGGCGCCCGGGACTTCGTGGTTCCCGCCCGTCTGGCACCAGGATCCTGGTACGCGCTTCCGCAGTCCCCCCAGCTTTTCAAGCAGCTGCTCCAGGTGGGCGGCTTCGAGAAGTATTACCAGATCGCGCGCTGCTACCGCGATGAGGACTTCCGCGCGGACCGCCAGCCGGAGTTCACCCAGCTGGACATCGAAGCGAGCTTCGTGGACCAGGACGACATCATCGCGCTGGGCGAAAACATCGTCAAAGCCCTGTGGAAGCTGATCGACGTGGAGATCCCCACGCCCATCCAGCGCATCACCTACGCGGACGCCATGGCGAGGTACGGCTCGGACAAGCCGGACCTTCGTTTCGGCGTGGAGCTGACCGAGCTCACCGAGTTCTTCAAGGACACCAACTTCGGCGTCTTCAAGGCCCCGTACGTCGGCGCCGTTGTGATGCCCGGCGGTGCGTCCCAGCCACGCCGCACCCTGGACGGCTGGCAGGAGTTCGCCAAGCAGCGCGGTCACAAGGGGTTGGCCTACGTCCTCTTCAAGGAGGACGGCGAACTGGCCGGACCGGTCGCGAAGAACCTGACCGACGCCGAGCGGTCAGGCCTGGCCGACGCAGTGGGGGCCAACCCCGGTGACTGCATCTTCTTTGCCGCCGGAGAGAAGCCGGCCGCCCGCGCCCTCCTGGGCGCCGCCCGGGTGGAGATCGGCCACCGCACCGGCCTGATCGATCCCAAGGCCTGGGCGTTCTGCTGGGTGGTGGATGCCCCGATGTTCGAACCTGCTGCAGCAGCCGTTGCTTCCGGCGATGTGGCCGTCGGTGCCGGCAAGTGGACTGCCGTCCACCATGCCTTCACCTCGCCCAAGCCGGAGTTCCTGGACTCATTCGACAAGGACCCCGAGTCCGCACTTTCCTACGCCTACGACATCGTCTGCAACGGCAACGAAATCGGCGGCGGATCGATCCGTATCCACGAGCGCGACGTCCAGGAGCGGGTGTTTGAACTGATGGGCCTGGACAAGGCCGACGCCCAGACCAAGTTCGGCTTCCTGTTGGAGGGCTTCAAGTTCGGTGCCCCTCCGCACGGCGGCATAGCGTTCGGCTGGGACCGCGTGGTCGCGCTCTTGGCCGGTGTTGAGTCCATCCGCGACGTCATCGCCTTCCCGAAGACCGGTAACGGCTACGACCCGCTCACGGCGGCACCGGCGCCGATCACGCCACAGCAGCGCAAGGAAGCCGGCGTGGACTTCAAGCCTGAGGCCAAGAAGGCTGAACCGGGCGCGTAAGCAGTAGCGGCGGTTCCGTACCGCCAAACGAACTATTCTGCGTTACCTGAAGGCTCTCCTGCGAAGGGGAGCCTTCAGCACTTGCTGCCTGCAGTCATTACTCAAGGAGGAAACCGTGGAGCCCACGATGGAAAACTTTGAAGCTCTGATGGATTCCGCTTGGCTGGCGCCGGAGCGGTACGACACAGGGGAGTGGGTGCTCCGCGCAGCGGATGGAGTCACCCAGCGCGCCAATTCCGTCTGGCCGCGGGCCGAGGCTGTGGATACGCCCGCCGCCGTCCGAGCTGCCGCATTGTGGTACCGCCGGCGGAGGCTGCCGGCGATCTACCAGGTCACGGACACCCCGCGCAACGCAGCCCTGAACGCGGTGCTGGACATGCAGGGTTACACGCGGCAGTCGGAAACGCTCATCATGTGCAGGGAGACGGGTCCCTCCGGCCCCGGGTCCTCCGGAGCGCACGCCCCGGTCGAACTGGCGGACGATCCGAGTGGCGAGTGGCTGGACCTCTGGTGGAGCGTTGACGGCCGCGGCGGCCCGGCCGAACTGGAAACCGCCCGTCGAATCCTGACCGGCTGCCCGTCGCTGTATGCGCTGGTGAGGTCCGACGACGGCTCCCCGGCCGCCGTCGGACGCCTCGCTGTTCCTTCACGCGGGGAGGGCGGACATGGCGGAATCTATTGCATGGCCACCCGGCCTGAGTCCCGGCGCCGCGGATTCGCCGGGATGGTGCTGAGGTCGCTCATCGATGGAGCGGTTGCGGCGGAGGCCGGCAGGCTCTGGCTGCTGGTCACGGCTTCGAACCCAGGCGCACGGGCACTCTACGCCAAGGCAGGCTTCCAGGAAGTGGGCCGCTACTCGTATCGTCAGGAGCGGCCGAAGCGCGCCCTGACCGGCTGCTGACAAGGCCCTACGCCGGTGCGTCCGCCACCTGGATCCTCACGGCGCAAACATCCGCTGCTGCCTTCTTCAGGACCGCGGTGCGGGGATCGGGCACGTCGAGGTAGGCCAGCCGTGGGAGCTTGGCGTAGTCCTTCAGGGCTGGGTCTTCCAGCACCAGGTCCACCAGGGTGCGGTCCCCGCCCGGAACGACGTATTCGAAGGACTGGCCGCTGAACACCTGGCGGGCCTGCCCGGCGACAGCCTGTACCAGCTCATCCGCCTGGTTGGAGCGGCGGCGTGCAAACCTCTGCTGCGACTGGCCTCCTGCGGCCGTCCTGGACTGCACGTACCTGGTGCCTGCTTTGGACGCGACGATGACTCCTTCGCTGGCCACAGCGATGCCGTACCCTCCCCGCCGGACCAGGAGAAGGCTGAGCCGGCGAGGTTGGGAGGCGATGGACGCCAGCCGCTCCAACGGATCGGCGCCACGTCCCGGCCGGCCGTCCGCTGGCCACGGCGGCTGCAGCAGCGCCGTTGCGCCATCCGCCGCCAGGAGCCGCACGCCGTCGTCGTCATCGCTGAGCCGGAAGCCGCCGTGGGCGGCGCTGAACCGCTCCACCCAACCCGGCAGCCGCCGTCCCGGCACAAAAGCGGTCCTGACGGAGCCCGTACGGCCCGCGCCGTCGGCGCGGTGAGCTGTCATGAGGACCCCTTTTTGGCTGGAGGAGGGCTGGCGGAACGAAGCGGTGAACTATGAGTAGCCTATCTATGTGGATGATCTCTTCGGCCAAGGGCCCGATAACGACGACGACGGCGACAGCGGTGCGCCTGGCGCCGCCGGAACCGGTGCGGGCGGCAATGCGTCCCCCCGCAGCCCGCTTGCCGTCAGGATGCGGCCGCGGACCCTGGACGACGTGGTGGGACAACAGCACCTTCTGGGGCAGGGCTCGCCGCTGCGGCAGCTCGCTGCCGGTGCTGACGCAGGCGGGCCCGCCGGACCGGCGTCGGTCATCCTCTGGGGACCTCCCGGGACCGGAAAAACCACCCTTGCCCACGTGATCGCCAAGGGGCGTGGCCGGAAGTTCGTCGAGCTGTCCGCCATCACCGCGGGCGTCAAGGACGTGCGGCGCGTGATGGACGAGGCCCTGACAGCCCGGGACCTCTACAAGACCACCACCGTGCTGTTCCTGGACGAGATCCACCGGTTCAACAAGGCGCAGCAGGATGCCCTCTTGCCGGGGGTGGAAAACCGCTGGGTGGTCCTTGTGGCAGCCACCACTGAAAATCCATCCTTTTCCGTGGTCTCGCCGCTCCTGTCCCGGTCACTGTTGCTGACCCTGAAGCCGCTCACCGACGCCGACGTCGAGGGCCTGGTCCAGCGTGCGGTGTCGGATGCCCGCGGGCTGAACGGGAAAGTGGAGCTCACGGACGAAGCGCTGGCCCACCTGGTCAGGCTGTCCGGCGGCGACGCCCGGCGCGCCCTGACCGCACTCGAGGCCGCCGCCGGCGTGGCGTTTGGTGACGCCGACGACACCGGCGCCGGTCCCGTCACGGTTGAGTTGAAACATACGGAGCGGGCCCTGGATGTGGCCGCTGTCCGCTATGACCGCGCCGGCGACCAGCACTACGACGTCGCGAGTGCTTTCATCAAATCCATCCGCGGCTCCGATGTGGACGCGGCGCTGCACTACCTGGCCCGGATGCTCGAGGCGGGGGAGGATCCGCGCTTTGTGGCCCGGCGCATTGTGATTTCAGCAGCGGAAGATGTTGGCATGGCGGACCCCACCGCGCTGCAGACTGCCGTAGCCGCGGCACAGGCGGTCCAGCTCATTGGGATGCCGGAGGGCCGGATTGTGCTGGCCGAGGCTGTGGTGCACCTGGCGACGGCGCCGAAGTCCAATGCGGCGTACATGGGAATCAACAAGGCAGTTGCCGACGTCCGCGCCGGGCTGGGCAACGGGATCCCTGCCCACCTGCGTGATGCGCACTATCCCGGGTCAAAGCAGTTGGGCCACGGGCTGGGCTACAAGTACGCCCACGACGCCCCGCACTCCGTAGCCACGCAGCAGTACCCGCCCGACGACCTGGTGGGCCGGGACTACTACGAACCCACGGTCAACGGTGCGGAGCGGGACATCGCTGTGAGGCTTGAACGGCTCCGCAAGATCATCCGCGGAAACTGATGCGCGCCGCCCCTGCAAGGGAGACCCAGGGGAAAGTGCGGGAATGCATGGGGAACAACTGGTAAGATTGTTCGTTGTCTGGCAAGGCACGGACGCACA from Arthrobacter pascens includes:
- the hisS gene encoding histidine--tRNA ligase — its product is MARTASLSGFPEWLPEERLVELHVLDTLRRVFELHGFASIETRAVETVGQLLRKGEIDKEVYGLSRLQDEDGEGTDAGKAGKHDPHALALHFDLTVPFARYVVENAGYLAFPFRRYQIQKVWRGERPQEGRAREFIQADIDVVGDGELPFRYDVEIALVIAEALSALPIPDFRLRINNRKLAEGFYRGIGLDDTAGVLRSIDKLEKIGPAKVADLLKTELSATDEQAQAALQLAGIRTEDTSFVAQVRALGVSNELLEEGLDELEQVIEAAVQRAPGKVIADLSIARGLDYYTGTVVETVLVGHEQLGSICSGGRYDALASKGNRKFPGVGLSIGVTRLVSRILSHDLAKASRSVPTAVLVALTNDDSWGAAQDVAAQLRSRGIATEVAAKAEKFGKQIKFADRRGIPFVWFTDDDGNHQVKDIRSGDQADADPVRWTPPSEDLAVQVKTAAAQPA
- the aspS gene encoding aspartate--tRNA ligase, whose protein sequence is MLRTHDLGSLRSEHIGQTVTLAGWVGRRRDHGGVAFVDLRDASGVAQVVVREEEVFHGLRNEYVLQVTGTVSKRPEGNENPALATGGIEVMADKVVILNTSEPLPFQIDEHVEVGEEARLKHRYLDLRRPGPSRNLRLRSEANRVARELLHQDGFVEVETPTLTRSTPEGARDFVVPARLAPGSWYALPQSPQLFKQLLQVGGFEKYYQIARCYRDEDFRADRQPEFTQLDIEASFVDQDDIIALGENIVKALWKLIDVEIPTPIQRITYADAMARYGSDKPDLRFGVELTELTEFFKDTNFGVFKAPYVGAVVMPGGASQPRRTLDGWQEFAKQRGHKGLAYVLFKEDGELAGPVAKNLTDAERSGLADAVGANPGDCIFFAAGEKPAARALLGAARVEIGHRTGLIDPKAWAFCWVVDAPMFEPAAAAVASGDVAVGAGKWTAVHHAFTSPKPEFLDSFDKDPESALSYAYDIVCNGNEIGGGSIRIHERDVQERVFELMGLDKADAQTKFGFLLEGFKFGAPPHGGIAFGWDRVVALLAGVESIRDVIAFPKTGNGYDPLTAAPAPITPQQRKEAGVDFKPEAKKAEPGA
- a CDS encoding GNAT family N-acetyltransferase, with the protein product MENFEALMDSAWLAPERYDTGEWVLRAADGVTQRANSVWPRAEAVDTPAAVRAAALWYRRRRLPAIYQVTDTPRNAALNAVLDMQGYTRQSETLIMCRETGPSGPGSSGAHAPVELADDPSGEWLDLWWSVDGRGGPAELETARRILTGCPSLYALVRSDDGSPAAVGRLAVPSRGEGGHGGIYCMATRPESRRRGFAGMVLRSLIDGAVAAEAGRLWLLVTASNPGARALYAKAGFQEVGRYSYRQERPKRALTGC
- a CDS encoding acVLRF1 family peptidyl-tRNA hydrolase, translated to MTAHRADGAGRTGSVRTAFVPGRRLPGWVERFSAAHGGFRLSDDDDGVRLLAADGATALLQPPWPADGRPGRGADPLERLASIASQPRRLSLLLVRRGGYGIAVASEGVIVASKAGTRYVQSRTAAGGQSQQRFARRRSNQADELVQAVAGQARQVFSGQSFEYVVPGGDRTLVDLVLEDPALKDYAKLPRLAYLDVPDPRTAVLKKAAADVCAVRIQVADAPA
- a CDS encoding replication-associated recombination protein A; translation: MDDLFGQGPDNDDDGDSGAPGAAGTGAGGNASPRSPLAVRMRPRTLDDVVGQQHLLGQGSPLRQLAAGADAGGPAGPASVILWGPPGTGKTTLAHVIAKGRGRKFVELSAITAGVKDVRRVMDEALTARDLYKTTTVLFLDEIHRFNKAQQDALLPGVENRWVVLVAATTENPSFSVVSPLLSRSLLLTLKPLTDADVEGLVQRAVSDARGLNGKVELTDEALAHLVRLSGGDARRALTALEAAAGVAFGDADDTGAGPVTVELKHTERALDVAAVRYDRAGDQHYDVASAFIKSIRGSDVDAALHYLARMLEAGEDPRFVARRIVISAAEDVGMADPTALQTAVAAAQAVQLIGMPEGRIVLAEAVVHLATAPKSNAAYMGINKAVADVRAGLGNGIPAHLRDAHYPGSKQLGHGLGYKYAHDAPHSVATQQYPPDDLVGRDYYEPTVNGAERDIAVRLERLRKIIRGN